The sequence TTTcgtaaaacaaaacattaagTGCTGAAAGCctgaaaagtaaaaataaaaacggAAAAAAGTCCCCGAGTGCAGACAAAACGAAGCTGAACTCAGTGGGAGAAGAGATAGAAAGCTAAGGGAAGAAGAGGACGATGATGATTTCCCGGAGACCCGTTTCGAGTCCGGGTCAAGTCGAGAAGTATCCGCCGCCTTTCATGGGGTTCTTGAAGAGCAACAGCAACGGCGGGAGCAGAAGCAGAAGCCGAAGCAAAGGAAGGTCCCGCGCGAGCCCTCTCTTCGTTCGCCGGAACAAATCCGCGGCAGCCGCGGTGAGTCAAGAGCCATCGTCTCCGAAAGTCACTTGCATGGGTCAGGTCCGAGTCAAGCGATCGAAGCCCAAAATTCAACCCGAGTCTCGCGAAAACCCGACCCGAAAACGATGCGAGTGGATCCGCAACGGTCTCGCTGGGAAAATCAAAACGTCGTCGTTTTGGCCGAAATGGAAACTGTTCACGTTTCCGTGTTCTCGCCGGAAAGAGAAAGATTCTCCGGTAAATCAATTTAATCGTCCGGTGACGGAATCATCTGTAGAAGTTGCAGAGCTAAACGAAGACGAGGAggaagaaaatttcaaaatcccTAAATTAATCACGTCGCCGGCTTCCTCCGCCACGCCGCCGATAAACGCTCTTTTGCTGACCAGAAGCAGATCCGCGCCGTACAGTTCGTCTTCGCTGGCTTTCAGATTCTGGGAAGAAAACAACGAGCGAGAAGCAGAATCGCGAATCGAGAGAGAGCGAAATGTTAGATCGGAAGTTGCCGTCGGAGCCACCGGGAAAATGAACGGGGTTAACGAGCCGGAAGCGAACATTGGCGGGGATGAGTTAGGGATTGTGCGGCGGCGGGAGCTGACAAGGAGCAAATCGGCCCCGGCGAGGATCGGGGAGAAGATGGTGTGCTtctggatgaagaagaaggttaggcagggtttaggtcTGTCACGTGATTAGTCACTCCACTTGACTAATTCTTTAATTAATTGTTAGCTTTCACTGATTAGGATAAATGTGACTGTGTTAGTATAAAGTTGTTTATGCACTTGTGATTTATTTGTATATGAAACCAATTGTAAAGTTGATTTGTATCCATACATATAGCGTAAGGCTTAGCTACATCTGCTACAACAAAATGTTAACAATGCATTTACAAATATCCTATcaaatttctaattttatattctgtgtgtgtgttttttgacccaaaaaatGTTACCTATGTTTATTTTCACTTTATTCATATCCCACTTGATTCCAGCACTCAAACAAAACATAACTTTTTAGAGTTTCTACATATCAATCAAAACATTTTACAATTACaaactcatttttttcttgcaaaataaaacaaaattttaaaataggaaGTCTCTAATgtgttttttaaaaagaaacaaaatatagcATTTTTCCTATATTCAAAAAAGTCCAAGTAAAGCTTCTTCT comes from Brassica rapa cultivar Chiifu-401-42 chromosome A02, CAAS_Brap_v3.01, whole genome shotgun sequence and encodes:
- the LOC103850473 gene encoding LOW QUALITY PROTEIN: uncharacterized protein LOC103850473 (The sequence of the model RefSeq protein was modified relative to this genomic sequence to represent the inferred CDS: inserted 1 base in 1 codon), producing the protein MMISRRPVSSPGQVEKYPPPFMGFLKSNSNGGSRSRSRSKGRSRASPLFVRRNKSAAAAVSQEPSSPKVTCMGQVRVKRSKPKIQPESRENPTRKRCEWIRNGLAGKIKTSSFWPKWKLFTFPCSRRKEKDSPVNQFNRPVTESSVEVAELNEDEEEENFKIPKLITSPASSATPPINALLLTRSRSAPYSSSSLAFRFWEENNEREAESRIERERNVRSEVAVGATGKMNGVNEPEANIGGDELGIVRRRELTRSKSAPARIGEKMXVLLDEEEG